The proteins below are encoded in one region of Flavobacterium nackdongense:
- the porU gene encoding type IX secretion system sortase PorU, with protein MRKTLLAYLFLIPFVSFAQIKGDLTLEWLEKKEMFFGESKLNIPQFAGNSFNYDSGKKALFFIYNLNDSSLGNNVQLSNIVYEPLNETQIGDLDPLNIPKTASAIIKINESRDLKQAFLVLSPIIKDDFGYKRIKSFSYTLNNSSASRISQTKAAAAISNSVLATGDWHQFYIEKSGVYKISRGFLQQLGLNINGIDPRKLKIYGNGGRMLPLSNATFYPEDLTENAIQIIGESDGAFDNEDYILFYAEGVDTWNDESQTNLNLYDTKSYYYITIQGNDGKRMATMAQPSGSSTLNLSTFDDRQFYELDLTNIGKLGRQWFGEVFDINQDQEFSFSFPNVDTATPIKVSLNTASVAYTPTSFKVSANGLEIGTMSFPALVQYSGILFNAASLPGNTTFPASENVKIKLSYNNNSVPGSKGYLDKIILTAKRKLQGYGKQFLFQYDLSYASLGIVSYALSNAIGISQVWDVTDIYNATKLENANQASFSFKANLGQLRKYVAVDPADYYTPLKTSKTKITNQNLKGTLFKNTQGQFQDLDYLIIAPAFLAGQAEKLADFHRSYSNLNVKVLSLETIYQEFSSGKQDIAAIRNCIRYVYQNASAADKRIKYVNLFGDASYDYKNKTPNNTNIVPIYHALNSNTTGESSYASDDFYALMDNNEGDIGGFFGGIDIAVGRMINDNSSQADEMVNKVIEYHDVKSYGNWRNNYVMVSDDSDKSSDASLQNRQNTLADKITFEKPFLNVNKVLLDSYVQEASAGGSRYPKARNDFFSAFEKGSLVVNYLGHGGEDGLASERLWEKSDGQNLSNQYKYPLFITITCDFSRFDNPSRPTAGEYTYWNPKGGAISMITTIREIGQFSAENFNDVLARNLFSYGSNNYTSIAEALRLSKNSNPNSSTNVVFYIGDPALKLAIAKPKIRLTKVNDIPVSQTIDDFKSLAKMKISGEIVDENNLPIPNYNGELSTAVFDKFITRSTLNNDGNSPTMPFNEIGETIFRGNASIVNGQFEFSFIVPRDIRIPISNGKISFYAKKNQQFENQAGFDTSIKVGGINENAVADNINPRVKLYMNDETFVSGGTTNESPFLVANLEDESGINTASGIGHDIVAILDGDVDNPYILNDYYQTSLNDFTKGNLRFPLRNLSVGLHTITFKAWDVYNNPITAEIQFVVVGNEAITLTHVLNYPNPFVNYTEFWFSHNRPYEPLEVQVQVITITGKVVWTRNQIITTEGFLSKEISWDGKDDFGNKIGKGVYVYRLTVKSNLTNSKAEKIEKLVIL; from the coding sequence TTTTTCATATACAACTTGAATGATTCTTCACTTGGAAATAATGTTCAGTTGTCGAATATAGTTTATGAGCCCCTAAACGAAACTCAAATTGGCGACCTAGACCCATTAAATATCCCAAAAACGGCTTCTGCAATTATAAAAATAAACGAATCAAGAGACCTAAAACAAGCGTTCCTTGTACTTTCACCTATTATCAAGGACGATTTTGGCTACAAACGAATTAAATCCTTTTCATATACCCTAAATAATAGTAGCGCATCGCGCATTTCACAAACTAAAGCAGCGGCAGCAATTTCAAATTCTGTTCTAGCCACCGGAGATTGGCATCAGTTTTATATAGAAAAATCTGGTGTCTATAAAATTTCAAGAGGGTTTTTGCAGCAATTGGGACTCAATATCAACGGTATCGACCCAAGAAAATTAAAAATTTATGGCAACGGAGGCCGCATGCTTCCCCTATCGAATGCTACTTTTTACCCCGAAGACTTAACTGAAAACGCCATTCAAATCATTGGCGAAAGCGATGGTGCTTTTGACAATGAAGATTACATTTTATTCTATGCAGAAGGCGTCGACACTTGGAATGATGAAAGTCAAACCAACCTTAACTTGTACGACACCAAATCTTACTATTATATTACCATACAAGGCAATGACGGGAAAAGAATGGCAACGATGGCGCAGCCATCTGGCAGCAGCACCTTGAATTTAAGCACTTTTGACGACCGTCAATTTTACGAGCTAGACTTAACCAATATTGGAAAACTGGGAAGACAGTGGTTTGGCGAAGTGTTTGATATCAACCAAGACCAAGAATTTTCGTTTAGTTTTCCCAATGTAGACACTGCTACGCCTATAAAAGTAAGCCTCAACACCGCTTCGGTAGCCTATACACCCACAAGTTTTAAGGTTTCGGCCAATGGACTTGAGATCGGAACTATGTCGTTTCCTGCGCTAGTGCAATATTCCGGAATTTTATTTAATGCAGCGTCTTTGCCGGGCAACACAACTTTTCCTGCCTCAGAAAATGTAAAAATAAAATTGTCTTACAATAACAACAGCGTCCCAGGGTCGAAAGGTTACTTGGACAAAATTATACTGACCGCCAAACGAAAACTTCAAGGCTATGGCAAACAATTTCTTTTTCAATATGATTTATCGTATGCTAGCTTAGGAATTGTAAGTTATGCACTGTCGAATGCCATTGGAATTTCGCAAGTTTGGGATGTCACTGACATTTATAATGCAACCAAATTAGAAAACGCCAATCAAGCATCGTTTTCATTTAAGGCTAATTTAGGACAACTACGAAAATATGTTGCCGTAGACCCCGCAGATTATTACACTCCATTGAAAACGAGTAAAACAAAAATAACCAATCAAAACCTGAAAGGAACTCTTTTCAAAAACACCCAGGGACAGTTTCAAGATTTAGATTACCTCATAATAGCACCTGCTTTCCTAGCCGGTCAAGCCGAAAAACTAGCTGATTTTCACCGTTCTTACTCCAATTTGAATGTAAAAGTACTTAGCCTTGAAACCATCTATCAAGAATTTTCTTCAGGCAAGCAAGACATTGCAGCCATTAGAAATTGTATAAGATACGTGTATCAAAATGCCTCAGCTGCAGACAAAAGAATAAAATATGTCAATCTCTTTGGAGATGCGTCCTATGATTATAAAAACAAAACTCCGAACAACACTAATATCGTACCCATATATCACGCATTGAATAGCAATACCACAGGAGAATCCTCCTATGCATCGGATGACTTCTACGCATTGATGGATAATAATGAGGGTGATATCGGCGGTTTTTTTGGAGGAATTGACATTGCGGTGGGCCGAATGATCAATGACAACAGTTCGCAAGCAGACGAAATGGTAAACAAAGTAATCGAGTATCATGACGTGAAATCGTATGGAAATTGGAGAAACAATTATGTGATGGTGAGTGACGATTCCGATAAATCATCAGACGCCAGCTTGCAAAACAGACAAAATACTTTAGCTGATAAAATCACCTTCGAAAAACCATTTTTGAATGTGAACAAAGTGCTTTTGGACTCCTATGTTCAGGAAGCTTCTGCTGGAGGATCGCGTTATCCTAAAGCTAGAAACGATTTCTTCAGCGCCTTCGAAAAAGGATCTTTGGTGGTGAACTATTTAGGTCATGGTGGCGAGGACGGCCTTGCGAGCGAACGCCTATGGGAAAAATCCGATGGGCAAAATTTAAGCAATCAGTACAAATACCCTTTATTTATTACCATTACTTGCGATTTTTCGCGATTTGACAATCCATCGAGACCCACAGCGGGCGAATACACGTATTGGAATCCCAAAGGCGGAGCCATTTCTATGATTACCACCATTCGTGAAATTGGCCAATTTAGCGCAGAAAATTTTAATGATGTCTTGGCACGAAATTTATTTTCATACGGCTCAAATAATTATACTTCGATAGCCGAAGCCCTCCGACTTTCCAAAAACAGCAATCCCAATTCCTCGACTAATGTGGTATTTTACATTGGAGACCCCGCATTGAAGCTTGCCATTGCCAAACCAAAAATTCGACTAACGAAAGTAAATGACATTCCTGTTTCACAAACCATCGACGATTTCAAATCATTGGCGAAAATGAAAATTTCTGGTGAAATTGTAGATGAAAACAATCTGCCAATACCCAATTATAACGGTGAATTATCGACAGCAGTTTTCGATAAATTCATCACAAGAAGCACTTTGAACAATGACGGAAATAGTCCTACGATGCCCTTCAATGAAATAGGAGAAACCATTTTCAGAGGCAATGCATCGATAGTAAACGGACAGTTCGAATTTAGTTTTATTGTTCCTAGAGATATCCGCATTCCAATTTCGAACGGAAAAATTAGTTTTTATGCTAAAAAAAATCAACAATTCGAGAATCAAGCCGGTTTTGATACCAGCATAAAAGTAGGCGGAATAAATGAAAATGCAGTAGCAGACAATATTAATCCAAGAGTGAAGTTATATATGAACGACGAAACTTTTGTCTCCGGAGGGACTACAAACGAATCTCCATTCCTTGTAGCCAATCTAGAGGACGAAAGCGGAATCAATACAGCGAGCGGAATTGGTCACGATATTGTAGCAATATTAGACGGCGACGTAGATAATCCTTACATATTGAACGATTATTATCAAACCAGTCTGAATGATTTTACCAAAGGAAACTTACGATTTCCGTTGCGAAATTTATCAGTTGGGCTCCACACTATAACTTTCAAGGCTTGGGATGTGTACAACAACCCGATTACCGCTGAAATTCAGTTTGTAGTGGTGGGCAACGAAGCCATAACATTGACACATGTTTTGAATTACCCCAATCCGTTTGTAAATTATACTGAATTTTGGTTTTCGCATAACAGACCCTACGAACCATTGGAAGTTCAAGTTCAGGTAATAACCATAACAGGAAAGGTCGTTTGGACGCGTAACCAAATAATTACAACCGAAGGTTTCCTTTCAAAAGAGATCAGTTGGGACGGCAAAGATGACTTTGGAAATAAAATAGGAAAAGGGGTTTATGTGTATAGACTTACGGTAAAATCGAACCTAACCAACTCGAAAGCTGAAAAAATTGAAAAACTTGTAATACTTTAA
- the porV gene encoding type IX secretion system outer membrane channel protein PorV, with the protein MRKFLLLFVCLFALTIAKAQENVITTAVPFLLISADARSAGMADNGVASSADSYSQQWNPAKYAFAIDKTGFSISYTPYLTDLVNDISLGQLNYYNRINERSAFAGSFRFFGLGDIELRETGDPNEIPRVVSPSEFAFDGSYSLKLSEKFSMAVGARFINSNLKVASDVGDASSASSFAVDVAGFFQTEELSFSDFNGRWRAGFNLQNLGPKMSYDNTQSSTNFLPANMKLGGGFDFILDDYNKVALNVEVSKLLVPTPQDPDLNGDGTITTEERNQNNENYQSIGWFSGVLESFSDAPGGFSEELKEVTYSAGAEYLYQDSFALRAGYFHENPDKGARQFFSLGAGFRYSAIKVDVSYLFSTSKVRNPLENTLRFSLTFNFGDKYDEY; encoded by the coding sequence ATGAGAAAATTTCTTCTACTTTTTGTGTGCTTATTTGCGCTAACTATCGCAAAAGCTCAGGAAAATGTTATTACCACTGCAGTCCCATTTTTATTAATAAGTGCCGATGCTCGATCCGCTGGTATGGCCGATAACGGAGTAGCTTCGTCAGCTGATTCGTATTCGCAACAATGGAATCCTGCAAAATATGCCTTCGCTATAGACAAAACAGGTTTTTCTATAAGCTATACACCTTATCTTACGGATTTGGTCAATGACATCTCGTTGGGGCAACTCAATTATTACAACCGAATCAACGAAAGAAGTGCCTTTGCCGGTAGTTTTCGATTCTTCGGATTGGGGGATATCGAATTGCGCGAAACTGGTGATCCAAATGAAATACCAAGAGTAGTTTCGCCTAGCGAATTTGCTTTCGACGGATCCTATTCCTTAAAATTAAGCGAGAAATTCTCGATGGCTGTTGGTGCGCGTTTTATCAATTCGAATTTAAAAGTTGCTTCAGACGTAGGCGACGCTTCCTCTGCAAGTTCATTTGCGGTGGATGTGGCTGGTTTTTTCCAAACCGAAGAATTATCCTTTAGCGATTTCAACGGAAGATGGAGAGCTGGATTCAACCTTCAAAACTTAGGTCCGAAAATGAGCTATGACAACACCCAGTCTAGCACCAACTTTTTGCCTGCCAATATGAAATTAGGAGGTGGATTCGATTTTATTTTGGATGACTATAATAAAGTTGCACTGAATGTAGAAGTCAGTAAATTATTAGTACCAACTCCGCAAGACCCTGATTTAAATGGAGATGGCACCATTACCACCGAAGAAAGAAATCAAAATAATGAAAACTATCAAAGTATTGGTTGGTTCTCGGGAGTTTTAGAATCCTTTTCGGATGCTCCAGGCGGATTCAGCGAAGAGCTGAAAGAAGTTACCTATTCTGCCGGTGCTGAGTATTTATATCAAGATTCCTTTGCGTTACGAGCTGGATATTTTCACGAAAATCCTGATAAAGGAGCCAGACAGTTTTTCTCTCTAGGAGCAGGATTTAGATATTCCGCAATCAAAGTGGATGTTTCCTATTTGTTTTCAACCTCTAAAGTTAGAAATCCATTGGAAAACACTTTGCGGTTCTCGCTTACCTTTAATTTCGGAGACAAATACGATGAATATTAG
- a CDS encoding cytidine deaminase, protein MKNITISAQFSVFDTLSELPTDIQNLMAAAIAVRKNAYAPYSKFRVGAALLLDNGNIVLGSNQENAAYPSGLCAERVAVFQAGTLYPDAKILKMAITAASDTHQTNAPIPPCGSCRQSIAEYEIKQDYPIDIYFMGEIGSIYQSDSLKNLLPLMFDKKFL, encoded by the coding sequence ATGAAAAACATCACTATTTCTGCGCAATTTTCGGTTTTTGATACCCTTTCAGAATTACCAACTGACATTCAAAATCTAATGGCAGCAGCCATTGCAGTGCGAAAAAATGCGTATGCTCCCTATTCAAAATTTAGAGTTGGGGCGGCTTTACTATTAGATAATGGAAACATCGTTTTAGGGTCAAACCAAGAAAATGCAGCTTATCCTTCGGGACTATGTGCCGAACGTGTTGCCGTTTTTCAGGCAGGAACGCTATATCCCGATGCAAAAATTTTAAAAATGGCAATTACAGCGGCTTCTGATACCCATCAGACTAACGCTCCCATTCCTCCCTGCGGTTCTTGCAGACAATCCATAGCCGAATATGAGATCAAACAGGACTATCCGATTGACATTTATTTTATGGGCGAAATAGGCTCCATATACCAATCGGATTCGCTCAAAAATCTACTGCCTTTGATGTTTGACAAAAAATTTCTATAA
- the pdhA gene encoding pyruvate dehydrogenase (acetyl-transferring) E1 component subunit alpha: MKEVTKEVYLKWYEDMLLWRKFEDKLAALYIQQKIRGFLHLYNGQEAVLAGALHAMDLTKDKMITAYRNHVQPIGMGVDPRRVMAELLGKATGTSKGMGGSMHIFSKEHGFYGGHGIVGGQIPLGAGIAFGDKYNNTGGVTLTYFGDGASRQGSLHEAFNMAMLWNLPVVFIVENNGYAMGTSVERTANHPDIWKLGLGYEMPCGPVDGMNPVKVAEAMTEAIERARTGGGPTFLEMKTYRYRGHSMSDAQLYRSKEEVEEYKKIDPITQVLDVIKDQKYATDAEIDAIDQRVKDLIEECVKFAEESPYPEIQQLYDVVYEQENYPFTPHKL, translated from the coding sequence ATGAAAGAAGTTACAAAAGAAGTTTATTTAAAATGGTATGAAGACATGCTCCTTTGGAGAAAGTTTGAAGACAAACTTGCCGCATTGTACATTCAACAGAAAATCAGAGGATTTCTACATTTATATAATGGCCAGGAAGCCGTTTTAGCGGGAGCGCTACACGCTATGGACCTGACAAAAGACAAAATGATTACCGCCTACCGAAATCACGTGCAACCTATAGGAATGGGTGTAGATCCGCGACGTGTAATGGCTGAACTTTTAGGAAAAGCGACTGGAACCTCCAAAGGAATGGGTGGTTCGATGCACATTTTTTCAAAAGAACACGGATTTTATGGAGGACACGGTATCGTAGGAGGACAAATTCCTTTGGGAGCTGGAATTGCTTTTGGAGATAAATACAACAATACAGGTGGAGTAACTTTGACTTATTTTGGTGATGGAGCTTCGAGACAAGGTTCGTTACACGAAGCCTTCAATATGGCGATGTTGTGGAACTTACCCGTAGTATTCATCGTAGAAAATAATGGATACGCGATGGGGACATCTGTCGAAAGAACTGCCAATCATCCTGATATCTGGAAATTAGGTTTAGGCTATGAAATGCCTTGCGGACCAGTGGATGGAATGAATCCTGTAAAAGTAGCCGAAGCGATGACCGAAGCTATTGAAAGAGCAAGAACAGGAGGCGGACCTACTTTCCTAGAAATGAAAACATACCGATACAGAGGACACTCGATGTCGGATGCACAATTGTACCGTTCGAAAGAAGAAGTAGAAGAGTACAAAAAAATTGACCCAATTACTCAAGTTTTAGATGTAATCAAAGATCAAAAATACGCTACAGACGCCGAAATTGATGCCATCGATCAAAGGGTAAAAGATTTAATCGAAGAATGTGTGAAATTTGCCGAAGAGTCTCCTTATCCAGAAATCCAGCAGCTATACGATGTAGTTTACGAACAAGAAAACTATCCATTCACCCCTCATAAATTATAA
- a CDS encoding 2-oxo acid dehydrogenase subunit E2, protein MATIITMPRLSDTMTEGTVATWLKKVGDKVSEGDMLAEIETDKATMEFESFNEGTLLYIGIQAGETAPIDSLLAIIGNEGEDISALIAGGATAAPASEAAPATTEVKTETTTPATTTSAALPAGVVVVTMPRLSDTMTEGTVATWLKKVGDKVAEGDMLAEIETDKATMEFESFNEGTLLYIGIQEGESAPIDSLLAIIGPAGTDVSGIIASGGIAPAAAPAEEVKAAAAAQTAAPIVQEAPADGQRILASPLAKKIASEKGIQLTQVKGSGENGRITKSDVENFTPASSSQVADSRTQEVAPTKSESAAPVSKPYVPAGQIATEEIKNSTMRKVIAKRLAESLFTAPHYNLVIEVTMDEAMKSRAIINSVPDTKVSFNDMVIKASALALKKHPKINSQWTAESIIINYHVNIGVAVAVEDGLVVPVLPFTDGMSLSQIGTSVRDLAGRAKNKKLLPTEMEGSTFTISNLGMFGITEFNSIINQPNSAILSVGAIVEKPVVKNGQIVVGNTMMLSLACDHRTIDGATGAQFLQTLKQYIENPVTMLA, encoded by the coding sequence ATGGCAACAATTATAACAATGCCCCGTTTGAGCGATACAATGACGGAAGGAACGGTAGCAACTTGGTTAAAAAAAGTAGGTGATAAAGTAAGCGAAGGCGATATGCTAGCTGAAATTGAAACCGACAAAGCAACAATGGAATTCGAGTCTTTCAACGAAGGAACTCTTTTATACATCGGAATTCAAGCAGGTGAAACTGCCCCAATCGATTCTTTATTGGCCATTATCGGAAACGAAGGCGAAGATATTTCAGCTTTAATCGCCGGAGGTGCAACTGCTGCTCCTGCATCAGAAGCCGCTCCAGCAACAACGGAAGTTAAAACCGAAACTACAACTCCAGCAACAACAACTTCAGCCGCTTTACCAGCAGGAGTGGTCGTGGTGACTATGCCTCGTTTGAGCGATACGATGACCGAAGGAACTGTAGCCACTTGGTTGAAAAAAGTAGGCGATAAAGTTGCCGAAGGTGATATGCTTGCCGAAATCGAAACGGATAAAGCCACAATGGAATTCGAATCTTTCAACGAGGGAACTTTATTATACATCGGCATTCAAGAAGGAGAATCTGCTCCAATTGATAGCTTATTAGCGATCATTGGCCCCGCAGGGACCGACGTTAGTGGAATTATTGCTAGCGGAGGAATTGCACCTGCAGCCGCTCCAGCTGAAGAAGTGAAAGCCGCAGCTGCTGCACAAACCGCAGCACCAATTGTTCAAGAAGCACCAGCTGACGGTCAAAGAATTCTAGCTTCGCCATTGGCAAAGAAAATTGCCAGCGAAAAAGGAATTCAATTGACTCAAGTAAAAGGTTCTGGCGAAAACGGACGTATCACCAAAAGTGATGTGGAGAATTTTACCCCAGCAAGCAGTTCGCAGGTAGCCGATAGCAGAACGCAGGAAGTTGCTCCTACAAAATCAGAATCTGCTGCACCAGTATCAAAACCTTATGTTCCAGCAGGACAAATTGCCACTGAAGAGATTAAAAACTCTACTATGCGTAAAGTTATTGCCAAGCGTTTGGCCGAATCTTTATTCACTGCACCACATTACAACTTGGTAATTGAGGTAACCATGGACGAAGCAATGAAATCAAGAGCGATTATCAATAGCGTTCCAGATACCAAAGTATCTTTTAACGATATGGTAATTAAAGCTTCTGCATTGGCTTTGAAAAAACACCCAAAAATCAATTCACAATGGACTGCTGAATCGATAATCATCAACTATCACGTGAATATTGGTGTTGCAGTTGCTGTTGAAGACGGATTAGTTGTTCCAGTATTGCCATTTACAGATGGTATGAGTTTGTCACAAATTGGAACAAGCGTAAGAGACCTTGCAGGAAGAGCCAAAAACAAAAAATTATTACCTACCGAAATGGAAGGAAGTACTTTCACGATTTCCAACCTTGGAATGTTTGGCATTACCGAATTCAACTCCATCATTAACCAACCGAATTCTGCTATCCTATCCGTTGGAGCGATTGTAGAAAAACCAGTGGTGAAAAATGGTCAGATTGTAGTTGGAAATACAATGATGCTTTCATTAGCTTGCGATCACAGAACTATCGACGGAGCAACCGGAGCACAGTTCTTGCAAACTTTGAAACAATATATCGAAAACCCTGTGACGATGCTAGCCTAA
- a CDS encoding NAD(P)/FAD-dependent oxidoreductase, producing the protein MKPTITIIGAGISGLTAAVYLHQKGYKVQILEASDRAGGRIKTDIIDGFRLDRGFQVLLTEYPETKALLDYKKLNLKRFLPGATVLYDGGQFEIADPFRRPTATFATLFAPVGSLKDKINTFFLKKKLVNISLSNLFKQPEIETSAQLKKYGFSSKMINRFYKPFFSGIFLENDLKTSSTMFDFVMKMFCEGDAAIPELGMEEIPKQLVAMLPENSIQYNVKVSAIENNKIICEDGTILDADKIIIATEAIGLANTYISKTKQNFHQVTNIYFEAKIAPTQKAVVVLNAATNKKWANNLTVLSNISSQYAPSGKVLISISYNGIPAIDDATLAENMKTELKQWYGNQVDDWKLLKTYRINYALPNQEKVSNEVPNSEIKINENLFICGDHLLNGSINAAMKSGRIVAELIDELQ; encoded by the coding sequence ATGAAACCAACCATTACTATTATTGGCGCAGGAATTTCAGGTTTAACGGCTGCAGTTTATTTACACCAAAAAGGGTACAAAGTTCAAATTTTGGAAGCAAGCGATCGAGCTGGTGGCCGAATCAAAACCGATATCATTGATGGTTTCAGACTCGATAGAGGTTTTCAGGTTTTGTTAACGGAATATCCAGAAACCAAAGCCTTATTGGATTACAAAAAATTAAATCTGAAACGATTTCTACCGGGCGCCACGGTACTTTATGATGGAGGACAATTCGAAATTGCCGACCCGTTTCGGCGTCCAACGGCAACATTTGCTACCTTATTTGCGCCAGTTGGTTCTTTAAAAGATAAAATAAACACCTTTTTTCTGAAAAAAAAATTAGTGAATATTTCTCTTTCAAATCTTTTCAAACAACCAGAAATCGAAACTAGTGCGCAACTCAAAAAGTATGGTTTCAGTTCAAAAATGATTAATCGATTTTACAAACCGTTCTTTTCAGGTATTTTTCTGGAAAACGATTTGAAAACATCGAGTACTATGTTTGATTTTGTTATGAAAATGTTCTGCGAAGGTGATGCTGCTATTCCAGAATTGGGTATGGAAGAAATTCCAAAACAATTGGTGGCAATGCTTCCAGAAAATTCAATTCAATACAATGTGAAAGTTAGTGCAATCGAGAACAACAAAATCATTTGCGAAGATGGGACAATTTTAGACGCGGATAAAATCATTATTGCTACCGAAGCTATTGGTCTTGCCAATACTTACATTTCGAAAACAAAACAAAACTTCCACCAAGTAACCAATATTTATTTTGAAGCGAAAATAGCTCCGACCCAAAAAGCGGTTGTGGTTTTAAATGCTGCCACCAATAAAAAATGGGCAAATAATTTGACGGTACTATCCAATATTTCCAGTCAATATGCTCCAAGTGGAAAAGTGTTGATTTCAATTTCATACAATGGTATTCCAGCTATTGACGACGCCACTTTAGCCGAAAATATGAAAACCGAACTGAAACAATGGTATGGCAACCAAGTGGATGATTGGAAACTATTGAAAACCTACCGCATCAATTATGCCTTGCCCAATCAAGAAAAAGTCTCCAATGAAGTACCTAATTCAGAAATTAAAATCAACGAAAATCTTTTTATTTGCGGGGATCATTTATTGAATGGCTCGATAAACGCAGCAATGAAATCAGGACGAATTGTGGCGGAATTGATTGATGAATTACAATGA